A single genomic interval of Coccidioides posadasii str. Silveira chromosome 1, complete sequence harbors:
- a CDS encoding uncharacterized protein (antiSMASH:Cluster_1.6~SMCOG1175:pyridine nucleotide-disulfide oxidoreductase~EggNog:ENOG410PM7I~COG:O), whose translation MASFFSFLRLLAEVARLFSQYSKRFLLSMMHTSARSPIASSRTPYRVLVAGGSYAGLSATLNLLDLCHGNPTRFSAARSPEVATSSNERLPVQITIVDERDGYYHLIGAPLVFASQDYALKAWKKFQDIPALQTPEVKCVQGRVIAVDPESKTATVLEAATNNEVEEKYDYFVAATGLSRSWPSAPQSLTREEYLLETRKHIKLLENARDKIVIIGGGAVGVEMAAELKLAQPDKCVTLIHSRPKLLSSEPLPDDYRDNVFSLLQESGVETIMNSRVLEIAPEMRSGFAPSTTLKLGDGRTIKASHVVSAISRYRPTSSYLPSEAVNEDGYVKITPRLNLATNIANAKYHFAAGDIALWSGIKRAGAAMHQGHYVATNIYQQICSDLFAKTPKFVELDQAPPVICIAIGKQAASWSEEYGTLFGKDVLDLYFNDDLGYNICWNYMKLGEPPITE comes from the exons ATGgcatctttcttttccttcctgAGACTCCTAGCCGAGGTGGCTCGTCTCTTCTCCCAATATTCCAAACGCTTCTTGCTCTCGATGATGCACACCAGCGCAAGGAGTCCCATTGCTTCCAGCAGGACGCCATACAGGGTCCTTGTTGCTGGAGGATCGTATGCTGGTCTGTCAGCAACGCTGAATTTATTAGACCTATGTCATGGGAATCCTACTCGTTTCTCTGCCGCTCGGTCTCCAGAGGTAGCAACCTCTTCAAACGAAAGGCTTCCAGTGCAGATCACCATAGTGGATGAAAGAGATGGTTATT ATCACCTTATTGGAGCACCGCTTGTGTTTGCTTCACAAGATTATGCTCTAAAAGCGTGGAAGAAATTTCAGGATATCCCCGCCCTCCAAACACCCGAAGTGAAATGCGTCCAAGGTCGCGTCATCGCCGTCGATCCCGAAAGCAAAACAGCTACGGTTCTAGAAGCTGCGACAAATAACGAAGTTGAAGAGAAATACGATTACTTCGTTGCAGCAACTGGACTCTCCAGAAGCTGGCCCAGCGCGCCACAGTCATTGACCAGAGAGGAATATCTGTTAGAGACGAGGAAACATATCAAACTCCTTGAAAACGCTCGGGACAAGATTGTCATTATCGGCGGAG GTGCCGTTGGGGTTGAAATGGCTGCTGAACTCAAACTTGCACAGCCTGATAAGTGCGTTACCTTAATTCATTCCAGGCCGAAACTCCTCTCCTCAGAGCCACTTCCAGACGATTACCGCGACAATGTCTTCTCGCTCCTCCAGGAATCCGGCGTCGAGACCATAATGAATTCGCGAGTCCTGGAAATTGCACCAGAGATGAGAAGCGGCTTTGCTCCGAGCACCACGCTTAAGCTTGGCGATGGTAGAACCATCAAAGCTAGCCATGTTGTCAGCGCAATTTCAAGATACAGGCCGACCTCCTCTTATTTGCCTAGCGAAGCTGTAAATGAGGATGGCTATGTCAAGATAACTCCAAG ACTGAACCTGGCCACAAACATTGCCAATGCCAAATATCACTTTGCAGCCGGCGATATTGCTCTGTGGTCCGGAATTAAAAGAGCAGGTGCCGCAATGCACCAAGGACATTATGTTGCCACAAATATATACCAGCAAATATGTAGTGATCTCTTTGCCAAAACGCCGAAATTTGTTGAACTTGATCAAGCGCCACCAGTGATTTGTATCGCGATCGGAAAGCAAGCGGCTTCTTGGAGTGAAGAGTACGGCACCCTTTTCGGAAAGGACGTATTGGACCTTTATTTCAATGATGACTTGGGATATAATA TCTGCTGGAATTACATGAAGCTAGGAGAACCCCCGATCACCGAATGA